A part of Limihaloglobus sulfuriphilus genomic DNA contains:
- a CDS encoding discoidin domain-containing protein — protein MNIRYFVLSLIVTSISAFAGNSTVSIQLSENPDPVQEMAAKKLAHYLGQMYPDNDFSVNSKIPETSYTVLIGTASSFPAYTKHIDTEFLGKPGSFIVKKIGKQESLIIGSDSRATLHGVYTLLEHLGAGFYLSYEVVPRKKTDFSFEEWKLKDAPLAPTRIVFNWHNFLSGCSGWNFSDWKAWVDNAASMRYTDIMVHAYKNNPMFTFTHNGVSRPAGHLATSSKGRDWSTMHLNDVRRIPGGNAFFEQATFGSEAALVPDEKRVQTAQDLMNKVFDEAKAIGMGINFAIDVDTGDPAAILDTLPDEAKFTAGTTLVNPDTPAGYAYYRSMLKSLLQTYPQITNVWVWHRWKLTTPWTTLPPEDFPNDTWRTEFGKIVEKYPHLKDDPYASGQYAISHIVRAFRKAMDELGFVDVKLGVGTWRFPHLKAADVFMPDGVTFMALDYGREFGSDSLRKLLSELKHPFIPIVWAHHDDGAYLGRPYTPFPDFCSELERQKTDGFGVIHWTMRPLDMFFKSLSEQVWLNTKDQPLQETCNNMAQRIFGNSDDLGGYLYQWVTKGPIFGRETLDYFMWEPFDNMEVLLSNSQKRLDILKSIDKLNMTAQQKAHLDYFKDFESFCMEFIRNQNMLWKAKKQISTKMGDLQSYRKIVSHLKPESVIQTYVKAISNGDTTQSEKGLAVTLSTQWLPYFIEQRQLAGSEPIRINFSPTQHEDLAAMPGKRTFFIDKDGNYWRALGERETQIPVFSNPVNKTGISAIDEIARTGIKISKTFNLKIKNLLDGPQSDGQFHDGHISPGKYRLNLIFLNTAGNASTQSIANILLPDGTEQKIRADQSGPFQVSYPVELNKDFAPIAIKPLADHVGLCGLWLDPIDVNLPEPYGLRVAEASGSSASGDSDVELTLDNNLNTKWLTPDKKGGILYDFGRIRKLSEVKIAWLNGESRRQQFKIDVSSDKRNWQSIFAGHSSGYTSSMETYSFKPVRARFLRIHNLGNTKDDSMSISEIEFHRTQSKHPDGLRIYDIKASEPTNPEHEYSPRKAIDVNPGTRWAANGKGQWIQFRLDHRAMVETVKIQWFGHKRSYAFEIQASPNGKNWKTVSSHTSSNTPGLDEFTLKAVHAPWLRLLCHGNNENTWNSILECEIHGFLKN, from the coding sequence ATGAATATCCGCTATTTCGTATTAAGTCTGATCGTTACATCCATCTCAGCATTTGCCGGCAATTCAACTGTATCTATACAATTAAGTGAAAATCCCGACCCGGTGCAAGAGATGGCAGCAAAAAAATTAGCTCATTATCTTGGACAAATGTACCCTGATAATGATTTTTCTGTAAATTCCAAAATACCAGAGACATCCTATACTGTCCTGATAGGTACAGCTTCTTCATTTCCGGCATATACCAAACACATAGATACTGAGTTTCTTGGCAAGCCGGGCAGTTTCATCGTCAAAAAGATCGGAAAGCAAGAATCACTAATCATCGGATCTGACAGCAGGGCGACCCTGCACGGAGTATACACCCTCTTGGAACACCTCGGCGCCGGATTTTACCTTTCATACGAAGTGGTTCCCAGGAAGAAAACGGACTTCAGTTTTGAAGAATGGAAGCTCAAAGATGCACCTTTGGCACCCACACGCATCGTATTCAACTGGCACAACTTCCTTAGCGGTTGCTCCGGATGGAACTTCAGCGATTGGAAAGCATGGGTCGATAATGCTGCTAGTATGCGATACACAGATATAATGGTGCATGCCTATAAGAACAATCCCATGTTTACTTTCACGCATAATGGAGTCTCCCGCCCCGCCGGTCACCTTGCAACCAGTTCCAAAGGGCGGGACTGGAGCACGATGCACCTGAACGACGTCCGCAGAATTCCGGGCGGCAACGCCTTTTTTGAGCAGGCGACCTTTGGCTCCGAAGCTGCCCTCGTTCCCGATGAAAAACGGGTTCAAACCGCTCAGGACTTAATGAACAAGGTGTTCGACGAGGCAAAAGCAATAGGCATGGGAATCAATTTCGCCATTGATGTCGATACAGGAGACCCTGCCGCTATTCTAGACACACTGCCTGATGAAGCAAAATTTACAGCAGGTACTACTTTAGTTAATCCGGACACTCCGGCAGGATATGCGTACTATCGAAGCATGTTAAAATCACTGCTGCAGACATACCCTCAAATAACCAATGTCTGGGTATGGCATCGATGGAAATTGACTACCCCTTGGACAACACTGCCCCCTGAAGATTTTCCCAATGACACATGGCGAACTGAATTCGGGAAAATCGTCGAAAAATATCCTCATCTTAAGGATGACCCTTACGCCAGTGGTCAATACGCAATATCCCATATTGTGCGAGCTTTCCGCAAGGCGATGGATGAGCTGGGATTTGTCGATGTGAAGCTGGGAGTTGGGACATGGCGGTTCCCTCACCTGAAAGCTGCCGACGTTTTCATGCCGGACGGCGTGACATTCATGGCTCTGGATTACGGCCGCGAATTCGGCTCGGACTCTCTTCGCAAGCTGTTGTCTGAGCTTAAACACCCGTTCATTCCAATTGTATGGGCACATCATGATGACGGGGCGTATCTCGGCCGTCCCTATACGCCCTTTCCCGATTTTTGCAGCGAACTTGAACGCCAAAAGACGGATGGGTTTGGGGTTATCCATTGGACAATGAGGCCGCTGGATATGTTCTTCAAAAGCCTCTCTGAGCAAGTATGGCTAAACACAAAAGATCAACCGCTCCAAGAAACGTGTAATAATATGGCTCAACGAATCTTCGGAAACAGTGACGACTTGGGTGGCTATCTTTATCAATGGGTCACAAAGGGGCCGATTTTCGGCCGTGAAACTCTGGACTATTTTATGTGGGAGCCATTCGATAATATGGAAGTGTTATTATCCAATTCCCAGAAACGACTTGACATCCTTAAGTCGATAGATAAATTAAATATGACTGCTCAGCAAAAAGCTCATTTGGACTATTTTAAAGATTTTGAGTCCTTCTGCATGGAATTTATTCGCAATCAAAATATGCTCTGGAAAGCCAAAAAACAGATTAGTACCAAGATGGGTGATTTGCAAAGTTATCGCAAAATAGTTTCTCATCTAAAACCTGAATCAGTTATTCAAACGTATGTCAAGGCAATCAGCAACGGTGATACCACTCAAAGTGAAAAAGGCCTAGCTGTAACATTAAGTACACAATGGCTGCCGTATTTTATCGAACAGCGTCAACTTGCAGGTTCAGAACCAATCCGAATCAATTTCTCTCCAACACAGCATGAAGATTTAGCAGCTATGCCGGGGAAAAGAACTTTCTTTATAGATAAGGACGGCAATTATTGGCGCGCGTTGGGGGAACGGGAAACACAGATTCCGGTATTTTCAAATCCTGTAAACAAAACCGGCATTTCAGCAATAGATGAAATCGCCAGAACAGGAATTAAAATCAGTAAAACCTTTAATTTGAAAATTAAAAATCTTCTTGATGGACCACAGTCCGATGGTCAATTTCATGACGGACATATATCACCCGGAAAATATCGCCTGAATTTGATCTTTCTAAACACGGCAGGTAATGCGTCAACACAGTCCATAGCCAATATTTTATTACCGGATGGCACCGAACAGAAAATACGTGCCGACCAATCAGGTCCCTTTCAAGTTAGTTACCCAGTTGAACTTAATAAGGACTTTGCCCCTATCGCTATCAAACCTTTGGCAGATCATGTTGGACTTTGTGGCTTGTGGCTTGATCCTATCGACGTCAATCTACCTGAACCTTATGGGTTAAGAGTTGCTGAAGCATCCGGCTCTTCGGCTTCAGGCGATAGCGATGTCGAGTTGACTCTGGACAATAACCTAAATACAAAATGGCTGACTCCTGATAAAAAAGGGGGCATTCTCTATGATTTTGGTCGAATCAGAAAGCTATCCGAAGTCAAGATAGCGTGGCTAAATGGTGAGTCCAGACGTCAACAGTTCAAAATTGATGTGTCCAGTGATAAACGGAATTGGCAGAGCATTTTTGCCGGTCACAGCAGCGGATATACCTCTTCGATGGAAACATACTCATTCAAGCCGGTTAGGGCCCGTTTTCTCCGTATTCATAATCTGGGCAATACAAAAGACGATAGTATGAGTATCAGTGAAATAGAATTTCACCGTACACAATCAAAACATCCTGATGGTCTTCGAATATATGATATAAAAGCGAGTGAACCAACAAATCCTGAACATGAGTACAGCCCTCGAAAAGCCATTGACGTAAATCCAGGCACACGATGGGCGGCAAACGGCAAGGGCCAATGGATTCAGTTTCGATTGGATCACAGGGCGATGGTAGAGACTGTAAAAATTCAATGGTTTGGCCATAAAAGAAGCTATGCATTTGAGATTCAGGCATCCCCGAACGGAAAGAACTGGAAAACTGTTTCAAGTCATACGAGCAGCAATACACCTGGTTTGGATGAATTCACACTCAAAGCCGTTCATGCCCCCTGGCTGCGCCTGCTTTGCCATGGGAACAATGAAAACACATGGAACAGCATCTTAGAATGCGAAATTCATGGCTTTCTTAAGAATTAG
- a CDS encoding sodium:solute symporter family protein, with product MDNIKYIVVGLYFLFMVIVGFLFKRLNKDENDYFRSGCQGTWWMVGMSLFMSSISTQTFVANAGVAYEAGFSILFIYLANSVCYLIMFLGVAAWYRQARVTTFAEIVYDRFGLGFQQFFSYISMITLVLYAGLGLYMLSLFANTVFGFPLVTLIIAIGFIVLIYTLAGGNWAVLAGDFLQSLIMVPMILLMAFLALKEIGGIGSFFSAINASEEISRDFAIVTKGRQDGLYGGYWLLGNGLVQVFIILGMGGGHRFFACKDGKEARKAALFCMVVSTVCALVYFIPPMVARLLHSESVMQTGLTAPQDISYAYMSKLLLPNGLLPLMTVAMFAAQISSLDTALNANSAMFIKNIYPEIMRLFGKKPSQDHKFLLKLGRLFTLFFGLMVIVFGVYFAKNAGEKGIFETAFRVTGTLTLPLFIPLFMGFFIPKTPQWSGCLSSVCGLCGSVVSLRLGFSTHILALVVSASSSSAFVFSIVFWKGYNSSKKELISRLFSRIHRPVEFSDEIGQDNDSVLFKVLGILAFALGSMLWFFILFPNTLENKLYIILVAGFVQIIGLLLMLMRKLLKSN from the coding sequence ATGGATAATATTAAATATATAGTTGTCGGCCTTTATTTTCTGTTCATGGTGATAGTCGGGTTTCTTTTCAAAAGACTCAACAAAGACGAGAATGATTATTTTCGTTCAGGATGTCAGGGGACGTGGTGGATGGTTGGAATGAGTCTGTTCATGAGCAGTATAAGCACCCAGACCTTTGTTGCCAACGCAGGCGTAGCATATGAGGCCGGCTTTTCGATTCTTTTCATATATTTGGCAAACTCAGTTTGCTATCTCATAATGTTTCTTGGAGTAGCGGCTTGGTACAGGCAGGCAAGGGTGACGACATTTGCGGAAATAGTTTACGATCGTTTTGGACTTGGTTTTCAGCAGTTTTTTTCGTATATCTCGATGATAACCCTTGTACTTTATGCCGGCCTGGGACTTTATATGCTTTCTCTTTTTGCCAATACAGTTTTTGGCTTTCCGCTTGTAACCTTAATAATCGCAATAGGTTTTATTGTTTTGATATATACTCTTGCAGGAGGCAACTGGGCAGTATTGGCAGGGGATTTTCTGCAAAGCCTTATAATGGTTCCAATGATTTTGCTTATGGCTTTTCTGGCACTGAAAGAAATAGGAGGCATCGGCAGTTTTTTTTCGGCCATAAATGCCTCAGAAGAGATAAGCCGTGATTTCGCAATTGTCACAAAAGGCCGTCAAGACGGTCTGTACGGCGGTTACTGGCTTCTGGGTAATGGACTGGTACAGGTTTTTATAATTCTGGGCATGGGTGGAGGACACAGGTTTTTTGCATGTAAAGACGGCAAAGAGGCCCGCAAGGCGGCACTGTTCTGTATGGTGGTTTCAACTGTATGTGCTTTAGTGTATTTTATTCCGCCTATGGTCGCCAGGTTGCTTCACAGTGAGAGCGTAATGCAGACGGGTCTTACCGCTCCTCAGGATATTTCCTACGCGTATATGAGTAAGCTTTTGCTTCCTAACGGGTTATTGCCATTGATGACCGTCGCAATGTTTGCTGCCCAGATCAGCTCCTTAGACACGGCCTTGAACGCAAATTCTGCAATGTTTATTAAGAATATATATCCTGAGATCATGCGGTTATTTGGAAAAAAACCGTCTCAGGATCACAAGTTTCTGCTCAAACTTGGCAGGTTGTTTACACTGTTTTTCGGTTTGATGGTAATAGTCTTCGGTGTTTATTTTGCCAAAAATGCTGGAGAGAAGGGCATATTCGAAACAGCATTCAGAGTGACCGGAACTCTGACTCTGCCATTATTTATTCCGCTTTTCATGGGTTTTTTTATTCCAAAAACACCGCAATGGTCAGGCTGTCTCTCTTCGGTATGCGGTTTATGCGGCTCTGTTGTTTCTCTGCGGCTTGGATTTTCCACACACATATTGGCACTGGTCGTTTCCGCTTCGAGTTCTTCGGCATTTGTCTTTTCTATAGTTTTTTGGAAGGGATACAATTCGTCTAAAAAAGAACTCATCAGCCGGCTTTTCAGCAGGATTCATAGACCTGTCGAGTTTTCAGATGAAATTGGTCAAGACAATGATTCTGTACTTTTCAAAGTGCTGGGAATTTTAGCATTTGCTTTGGGCAGCATGTTGTGGTTTTTTATTTTGTTTCCCAATACGTTAGAAAACAAGTTATACATAATTCTTGTTGCCGGATTTGTCCAGATAATAGGATTGTTATTGATGTTGATGCGAAAATTGCTTAAATCTAATTAG
- a CDS encoding uroporphyrinogen decarboxylase family protein gives MNSKQRVNSVLKGLSPDRTPIGFFAIDSDIAEKVLGRPTYWRAKARCQIAFWQGRRDEVVQSWIADAKELYKKLDIIDILPFWNHMAGPCPPKGYSPEPPRQIERDTWEGAAGHIYKFSPSTNDITLIRDPAALTKKYTIEDVLREYNAFEPDESIFEAFDILGSYFSDSKFILGPYHSAPGWLLLGGMERGFMEIAVSPDMVRDYYRILMEKSIEIDRLFVRKFQDGVLLGTDFASNKGSMISPSCYMEMFAGPYRNKIKNLKKLGQFVIQHACGNNSDLLDTFKYLDIDCYQSIQKSAGMDIFALSDMPQYDFSLWGGVQVETLINGEPSDVRREVAKFMNRFNGQTGVILGTSHSIAVGTKYDNFMALLDEYCKWV, from the coding sequence ATGAATTCAAAGCAGCGTGTTAATTCAGTTCTCAAAGGTCTCAGTCCCGATAGAACCCCGATAGGTTTTTTTGCAATAGACAGTGATATAGCAGAAAAAGTACTTGGCAGACCGACGTACTGGAGGGCCAAAGCAAGATGCCAGATAGCCTTCTGGCAGGGACGCAGAGACGAAGTTGTTCAGAGTTGGATTGCTGATGCGAAAGAATTGTATAAGAAACTGGATATAATTGATATCTTACCGTTTTGGAATCACATGGCTGGTCCATGCCCTCCTAAAGGCTACTCTCCAGAGCCTCCCAGGCAAATCGAACGTGACACATGGGAAGGAGCAGCTGGTCATATATATAAGTTTTCTCCCAGCACAAATGATATTACACTTATACGGGACCCTGCGGCCCTGACAAAAAAATATACTATTGAAGATGTTTTACGTGAATATAATGCGTTCGAACCTGATGAGAGTATTTTTGAAGCATTTGATATTTTGGGATCTTACTTTTCTGATTCAAAATTCATACTCGGGCCTTACCATTCCGCTCCAGGGTGGCTGCTGCTTGGCGGGATGGAACGTGGATTTATGGAGATTGCAGTTTCGCCGGATATGGTGAGAGATTATTATCGTATCCTAATGGAAAAATCTATTGAGATTGACAGGCTTTTTGTGCGGAAATTTCAGGATGGTGTCCTCCTCGGCACTGATTTCGCCAGTAACAAGGGATCTATGATCAGCCCTTCATGTTATATGGAAATGTTTGCCGGTCCTTATAGGAATAAAATCAAAAATCTAAAGAAACTCGGTCAGTTTGTTATTCAGCATGCCTGCGGCAACAATTCTGATCTGCTTGATACATTTAAATATCTCGATATAGATTGTTACCAGTCTATACAAAAAAGTGCGGGCATGGATATATTTGCTCTTTCTGACATGCCTCAATATGATTTTTCACTCTGGGGAGGAGTCCAGGTTGAAACACTGATAAATGGTGAGCCGTCAGATGTCCGTAGAGAGGTAGCTAAGTTTATGAACCGGTTTAACGGCCAAACGGGAGTTATACTTGGAACAAGCCATTCAATAGCAGTCGGCACTAAATATGATAATTTTATGGCCTTGCTTGATGAGTACTGCAAATGGGTTTAA
- a CDS encoding M14 family zinc carboxypeptidase, translating into MNQIKTITIVLVIAGCFCGADSVSLPEINRNSSVHRHADRILVAGMPDQWRLRTELVRCFGAQNVFFVSDIDDVHNPDCDALILYSGINSRQQLNLLAEGRQVVVHLPLYADFQRDIRIMSAKQKGTCRIVDDSYFTRGFKKDDKIELTWVNQAVFLNKNHPKPVVMADKGALIVEDGFSSGSIIAMDLDMLSGRDWDFPGYHDLVLQWLLEALGCENVDMGFYQGRWQDYGQFMTGVRKLAMNSNVSLRKMPYTGQGGYDLYMTTVSAGTDKPVVFVQTGIHPIEPGGCYGVLGYLNWLLGKYQSGDIWARTVLDNLEIQWVPVLCAGSFDKYFKDPSKMPPFGNTNGDNVNLNRNFEPLEVWQMSRHPHKGEAPFSAEELKNIQWAVERSLGRIKVFADYHNCSMHYRGTDTCFGAFAHTVKGGIYDEYCRRTNLAFNHRYFYRDFCGYDLKDEYTSITFDSRPHVEESKPMSQVYGASKGIPLSVLIEIWGIRDITPYQQIGQFDAAAAALEQMIAFELGAAFYNHTSRSKEYECGFSYLEPSESLDMYIIDRNNKTRFRKKIVADNKVKVTLNHSERLIVLKSQYAISGI; encoded by the coding sequence ATGAATCAGATAAAAACAATAACCATTGTTCTTGTTATTGCCGGCTGTTTCTGCGGTGCAGATTCAGTTTCATTACCCGAGATAAACAGAAACTCAAGTGTCCATCGTCATGCCGACAGGATACTGGTTGCAGGAATGCCTGATCAGTGGAGATTGAGAACAGAATTAGTACGGTGTTTTGGCGCACAGAATGTTTTTTTTGTATCCGATATTGATGACGTTCATAACCCGGATTGCGATGCTCTGATACTGTATTCGGGAATCAACAGCCGGCAACAGTTAAATTTGCTTGCAGAGGGAAGACAGGTTGTGGTTCATCTTCCGTTATATGCAGATTTCCAAAGAGATATAAGAATTATGTCAGCTAAGCAGAAGGGCACATGCCGGATTGTTGATGATTCTTATTTTACAAGAGGTTTCAAAAAGGATGATAAAATTGAATTGACTTGGGTCAATCAGGCCGTTTTTCTAAACAAAAACCACCCAAAGCCGGTTGTTATGGCCGATAAAGGTGCGTTGATTGTGGAGGATGGTTTCAGTTCCGGCAGCATTATCGCTATGGATCTGGATATGCTTTCAGGCAGAGATTGGGATTTTCCGGGGTATCATGACCTTGTTCTGCAATGGCTGTTAGAGGCCTTGGGGTGCGAAAATGTTGACATGGGGTTTTATCAGGGGCGTTGGCAGGATTATGGTCAATTCATGACCGGCGTGAGAAAACTTGCAATGAATTCTAATGTCTCATTGCGGAAGATGCCATATACCGGCCAGGGCGGTTACGATCTGTACATGACCACTGTTTCCGCCGGAACAGACAAGCCTGTGGTTTTTGTTCAAACAGGCATACATCCAATCGAACCCGGCGGATGCTACGGTGTTTTGGGGTATTTGAACTGGCTGCTCGGGAAGTATCAGAGTGGAGATATATGGGCAAGGACGGTGCTTGACAACTTAGAGATACAATGGGTTCCCGTGCTCTGTGCAGGCAGCTTTGATAAGTATTTTAAAGATCCGTCAAAAATGCCTCCTTTCGGCAATACAAATGGCGACAATGTCAATCTGAACCGTAATTTTGAGCCTCTCGAAGTGTGGCAGATGTCCCGGCATCCGCATAAGGGAGAGGCACCTTTTTCTGCCGAGGAACTCAAAAATATTCAATGGGCGGTGGAACGCTCTTTAGGTCGGATAAAGGTTTTTGCCGATTATCATAATTGTTCGATGCATTACAGAGGCACAGATACATGTTTCGGCGCATTCGCTCACACTGTAAAAGGAGGTATATATGATGAGTATTGCAGAAGAACAAATCTTGCATTTAACCACAGGTACTTCTATCGCGACTTCTGTGGTTATGACCTGAAAGATGAATATACAAGTATAACTTTTGACAGCAGGCCTCATGTAGAAGAAAGTAAACCCATGAGCCAGGTTTATGGCGCTAGTAAGGGTATTCCCCTTTCCGTTCTTATAGAAATCTGGGGGATTCGTGACATTACTCCTTATCAGCAAATTGGCCAGTTTGACGCGGCGGCAGCGGCACTGGAGCAAATGATTGCCTTTGAGCTTGGGGCAGCTTTTTACAATCATACTTCCAGAAGCAAAGAATATGAATGCGGATTTTCATATTTAGAACCCTCAGAATCTTTAGATATGTATATAATTGACAGAAATAATAAAACAAGATTCCGCAAGAAGATCGTCGCCGACAATAAAGTCAAAGTTACACTAAATCATTCAGAACGGCTGATAGTCTTAAAGTCCCAGTATGCAATCAGTGGTATATAG
- the tnpC gene encoding IS66 family transposase, whose protein sequence is MAKETKITAETSKEELPSNVETLKSMVLTLLEQIDDLTGQLHYLKRQLFGKKSEKLDPAQRLLFEDMYEEVKAKVEQQREEKAEPVKKTGRKKKHNGRNPLPADLPRETIKIEPSEEEKICPVCNTPKEVIGSETTEVLEYVPALFYVKEYVRKKFCCKACESEISIGPLPPRAIDKGIAGEGLLAHIITSKYCDHAPLNRLESILKRHGVDINVSTMCGWVDKCADLLEPLVKRMHRKILESPKINTDDTRIPIKSRKRKGSTYNGYLWTYIDDKSNVVFDFTPTRSRQGPLEFLGDYAGKVQADAYSGYDEFFNKGKATEIGCNAHARRKFEYAIDDDPLRGTRMTVLWGRLYAIESRAKREEYSDEQLLEARQKEAVPILEEIKSLLDEYNAQVLPKTPTGKAVTYALNQWDALCRYTEDPILDIDNNLAERTLRMVVIGRKNYMFAGSEAGAWRASIIYSLVASCKLMGHDPFAYFNDVLRRVSTHPGHKIDELLPSNWKKPESNTEEGKIVKEQILKAS, encoded by the coding sequence ATGGCAAAAGAAACAAAAATAACAGCTGAAACATCTAAAGAAGAGTTACCCTCCAATGTGGAGACTCTTAAGAGTATGGTGCTCACGCTGCTTGAACAAATAGATGATCTTACCGGCCAGCTGCATTATCTCAAGCGTCAGCTGTTCGGCAAAAAGAGCGAGAAACTTGATCCCGCCCAAAGGCTTTTGTTTGAAGATATGTACGAAGAGGTTAAGGCCAAGGTAGAGCAGCAGAGAGAAGAAAAGGCTGAACCCGTCAAGAAGACCGGCAGAAAGAAAAAACATAATGGCCGTAACCCTCTGCCGGCTGACCTTCCGAGAGAGACCATCAAGATAGAACCCTCCGAAGAAGAAAAGATCTGTCCTGTATGCAATACGCCTAAGGAAGTAATCGGCTCTGAGACAACAGAGGTACTCGAATATGTCCCGGCATTGTTTTACGTCAAAGAGTATGTCAGGAAGAAATTTTGCTGCAAGGCTTGCGAATCAGAGATATCTATTGGTCCGCTTCCCCCAAGGGCGATAGACAAGGGTATCGCCGGCGAGGGACTGCTGGCTCACATAATAACGAGTAAGTATTGTGATCATGCACCCTTGAACAGACTGGAAAGCATCCTCAAGCGGCATGGTGTTGATATAAATGTATCCACAATGTGTGGTTGGGTCGATAAATGTGCTGATCTGCTGGAGCCCCTGGTTAAAAGGATGCACAGGAAGATTCTTGAGTCTCCAAAGATTAATACCGATGACACCCGTATCCCAATAAAGAGCAGAAAACGTAAAGGTTCCACCTATAACGGTTATTTGTGGACCTATATTGATGATAAGAGTAATGTGGTGTTTGATTTTACGCCCACAAGATCAAGACAAGGGCCGCTGGAATTCCTTGGTGATTATGCCGGCAAGGTTCAGGCCGATGCATACAGCGGATATGATGAGTTTTTTAATAAAGGTAAGGCCACGGAAATTGGCTGCAACGCCCATGCGAGAAGAAAGTTCGAGTATGCTATAGATGACGATCCCCTCAGGGGTACCCGTATGACGGTATTATGGGGCAGGCTATATGCGATTGAAAGCAGGGCTAAACGCGAAGAGTACTCCGATGAGCAGCTGTTGGAAGCCCGACAGAAAGAGGCTGTGCCGATACTCGAAGAAATAAAGAGCCTTCTTGACGAATACAATGCTCAAGTGCTGCCAAAGACCCCGACAGGCAAGGCGGTAACCTACGCTTTGAACCAGTGGGATGCTCTGTGCAGATATACGGAAGATCCAATTCTGGATATTGATAACAATCTGGCCGAACGTACACTGCGTATGGTCGTCATAGGTCGAAAAAACTATATGTTTGCCGGAAGTGAGGCCGGAGCCTGGCGAGCATCGATTATCTACAGCCTGGTAGCAAGCTGTAAATTGATGGGCCACGACCCGTTCGCCTACTTCAACGATGTACTGAGAAGAGTGAGCACCCACCCGGGACACAAAATAGACGAGCTTCTCCCCAGCAACTGGAAGAAACCTGAGTCTAACACTGAAGAAGGCAAAATTGTCAAAGAACAGATATTGAAAGCCTCCTGA
- the tnpA gene encoding IS66 family insertion sequence element accessory protein TnpA, producing MSIEKQSDLEQRRFWEMVIETWRSSGLPVRQFCKQEGLSEPTFYSWRKKLSPDKPTKVPEKSGFVEVTLPAGNPTPLELILSSGSVLRISPSTESELLARVVGVLREAGLC from the coding sequence ATGAGCATTGAAAAACAGTCAGACCTGGAACAACGCAGGTTCTGGGAGATGGTAATTGAGACCTGGCGTTCAAGCGGGTTGCCGGTCCGGCAGTTCTGCAAACAGGAAGGGTTATCTGAGCCGACATTTTACAGCTGGCGAAAGAAGCTCAGTCCTGACAAGCCGACGAAAGTGCCGGAGAAATCCGGTTTTGTCGAGGTTACATTGCCCGCCGGTAATCCAACACCACTGGAACTTATCCTAAGCTCCGGCAGCGTTCTGCGTATCAGCCCTTCAACCGAGAGTGAATTGCTGGCCCGCGTGGTCGGTGTTCTGCGTGAGGCCGGGTTATGCTGA
- the tnpB gene encoding IS66 family insertion sequence element accessory protein TnpB (TnpB, as the term is used for proteins encoded by IS66 family insertion elements, is considered an accessory protein, since TnpC, encoded by a neighboring gene, is a DDE family transposase.), giving the protein MLTLPSSVRIFIYTQPTDMRCGFNKLSMLTESFMLKDPLSGHLFVFFNKHGDKCKILFWDRTGFAIWYKRLEEGTFEKLKNPSKQPSIEVDISKLTWILEGIDLFKARRRKRYERKTPP; this is encoded by the coding sequence ATGCTGACACTTCCATCATCGGTCAGGATATTCATATACACTCAACCTACCGACATGCGATGCGGATTCAATAAGCTCTCGATGCTGACCGAAAGTTTTATGCTCAAGGATCCGTTGAGCGGCCATCTGTTCGTGTTCTTCAACAAGCATGGGGACAAGTGCAAGATACTCTTCTGGGACAGGACAGGTTTTGCCATCTGGTATAAACGTCTTGAAGAGGGAACTTTTGAAAAACTGAAAAACCCATCAAAACAACCCTCAATTGAGGTTGACATTTCAAAGCTTACATGGATACTCGAGGGGATAGATCTTTTCAAGGCGAGAAGAAGAAAGCGTTATGAGCGTAAAACGCCTCCATAG